The following proteins are encoded in a genomic region of Nitrospira sp.:
- a CDS encoding sigma-54-dependent Fis family transcriptional regulator, translated as MQPVPPVSALQENEMAGSHETHPIHPDPVLAARLEALQLLAEGSSDRIMVIEPDQTVIYANRAAWAGSGRAAPPVRPAKCYEAFLNQSDPCAACSAKEVFDTTDVRAVSCATKGDGSACGMTQAYPLLTGDQRAGAALVLLGHVRESGKAKAPHLGWLIGASAPMRQLFEMIRLVADSQATVLLQGESGTGKELAARTIHDLSYRRDQPFIVVDCGSLPETLLESELFGHMKGSFTGAHATKKGLFEEASGGTIFLDEIADTSPQFQAKLLRVLQEGEIKPVGGNRPIKVDVRVISATNKDLAGLIKAKAFREDLYYRLAVLPLTLPPLRDRREDIPVLVRHFVKQSCRRHRRPPLDVPQAIMQVLTWADWLGNIRELQHAIERAVVTADGTALTVGQFVSADEPPAHHHEEADLRSVARTAAQQAERTRIEQALQKTHGNKVKAAKLLKVSRANLYNKLRDYGVK; from the coding sequence ATGCAACCTGTGCCGCCTGTCAGCGCCTTGCAGGAGAACGAGATGGCCGGATCTCACGAGACGCATCCCATTCACCCCGATCCCGTGCTGGCTGCGCGGCTGGAAGCCTTGCAGCTGCTGGCGGAGGGATCGTCCGACCGCATAATGGTGATCGAGCCGGACCAGACGGTCATCTACGCCAACCGCGCGGCTTGGGCGGGATCAGGACGCGCAGCTCCTCCGGTGCGCCCGGCCAAGTGTTACGAAGCGTTTTTGAACCAATCCGATCCCTGCGCAGCCTGCTCGGCCAAGGAAGTGTTTGACACGACAGATGTGCGGGCCGTCTCCTGCGCCACCAAGGGGGATGGCAGCGCCTGCGGCATGACGCAGGCCTATCCGCTTCTGACTGGCGATCAACGTGCGGGTGCCGCGCTGGTGCTGCTGGGTCATGTACGCGAATCCGGCAAGGCGAAGGCGCCACATCTCGGCTGGCTCATCGGCGCCAGCGCGCCGATGCGGCAGCTCTTCGAGATGATCCGGCTTGTGGCCGACAGCCAGGCGACCGTGCTGTTGCAAGGCGAGAGCGGCACGGGCAAGGAGCTGGCGGCGCGAACTATCCATGACCTGAGCTACCGCCGGGACCAACCCTTCATCGTCGTGGACTGCGGCTCGCTGCCCGAGACCTTGCTCGAGAGCGAGCTGTTCGGTCACATGAAAGGTTCGTTTACCGGCGCGCATGCGACCAAGAAAGGTCTGTTCGAGGAGGCCTCGGGCGGGACGATCTTTCTCGACGAGATCGCCGATACGAGCCCGCAGTTCCAGGCGAAACTGTTGCGCGTGCTCCAGGAAGGGGAGATCAAGCCGGTCGGCGGCAATCGTCCGATCAAGGTGGATGTCCGCGTGATCTCGGCGACGAACAAGGATCTCGCCGGGCTGATCAAGGCGAAAGCGTTCCGCGAGGATCTCTATTACCGGCTGGCGGTGCTGCCCTTGACGCTGCCGCCGTTGCGCGATCGGCGTGAGGACATTCCGGTGCTGGTCCGGCATTTCGTCAAGCAATCCTGCCGGCGGCATCGCCGGCCGCCGCTGGATGTGCCCCAGGCCATCATGCAGGTCTTGACGTGGGCCGACTGGCTGGGCAACATCCGCGAATTGCAACACGCGATTGAGCGTGCCGTCGTGACCGCGGATGGTACCGCGTTGACCGTCGGCCAGTTTGTCTCCGCCGACGAGCCGCCCGCGCACCATCATGAAGAGGCTGATCTCCGCAGTGTGGCCCGCACGGCTGCGCAACAGGCGGAGCGGACCCGCATCGAGCAGGCGCTCCAGAAGACGCACGGCAACAAGGTGAAGGCCGCCAAACTTCTGAAAGTCAGCCGCGCCAATCTCTACAACAAGCTGCGCGACTACGGGGTCAAATAG
- a CDS encoding response regulator yields MRGGAGRTESGVGQERKSVLLVVEDDGDMRSLICDELWDLGARVVEAADGDEAMQKLSGAKPDLILTDLRMPAGGMDHVLRLRTMVPGCPIIVMTAFGDAAMRETALKCGAAYFDKPVRMAELKASIKRLLDHRGAQADK; encoded by the coding sequence ATGAGGGGAGGCGCAGGCCGGACGGAGAGCGGTGTGGGACAAGAGAGGAAATCGGTGCTGCTGGTTGTGGAAGATGACGGGGATATGCGCAGCTTGATCTGCGACGAGCTGTGGGATCTCGGCGCCCGGGTCGTGGAAGCGGCCGACGGGGACGAGGCCATGCAGAAACTCAGCGGCGCCAAACCGGATCTGATTCTGACCGATCTTCGGATGCCGGCGGGCGGCATGGATCACGTGCTGCGGCTTCGAACGATGGTGCCCGGATGTCCGATCATCGTCATGACGGCCTTCGGCGATGCGGCGATGCGGGAAACCGCGCTCAAGTGCGGCGCCGCCTATTTCGACAAGCCGGTCCGCATGGCGGAGCTGAAAGCGTCGATCAAACGGTTGCTGGATCATCGAGGAGCGCAAGCTGACAAGTAA